One stretch of Xiphophorus maculatus strain JP 163 A chromosome 19, X_maculatus-5.0-male, whole genome shotgun sequence DNA includes these proteins:
- the tecpr2 gene encoding tectonin beta-propeller repeat-containing protein 2 isoform X2: MTTQPASASILREFCPLYYLLNAIPAKVQRGFRSVLVYLTALDSSSDFLAVGSSIGMLYLYCRRVAHMNKYSMEGKCDAITAVKLLSCFDDLVAAGTASGRVVVFQLVSPLPGRNKQLRRFDVVSLHKGSVTSLTWSANGMKLFSGDDKGRVVFSALDLDQGVCKPVLLLEEPSGVVQMEYRHQVLMVSTQQRSVLYCTQKQEVLQLGTKPRKRTGRFGACFLPALCKQSDLQVYAARPGLRLWRSNVRGEVEETRLLKSFFDKQIPQFELFPRPGPVGAYRPADRQLGLLSCFFREGWILSWNEYSIYVFDCLNEVIIGCLESSGDIVSVSSCENEIFVLKGDREIIRLSSNPEGISSNLLSGYLPSPLTTPTILQPTGSVEIVQPIRTMAIITEDGGKEEAGGSERLSEEGPDEEEEEEGVEEVEEAVEQDSPLKVMESSQPSTLFSSSRFRSSSVTMWDSLSSATPVSTPLELSSRRYSAPIDQERMQQELVVKPIRVKKKKKRHQDLSLDRCSGNRLVESSCSDSVFIVQDSNCSDGESGTPSSDQAFFLGLDAESQDTLQQNQDQETQHTGSDNALEVEEEVESSLNQSGSVPSAGSLLLSGLNPEKAQNDGSEADGIPPTPDVDQLLESTFSYMKPEDDGGLEPASRDETEDHPLLSPQLAEKVFPYDESGQDRKPSMSSDEEGDIYCHSSPAAAAGGGGNDHSAPSAETERTAERDAEQDKNRPYMLAESWMGYSGPGCGILSLQVTDRHVWCLDFKGGLFCSTLPETGLRWQRFEDNVHQVALSPSGNLLWKVEQKTMTAFACAKVSVKGKRHWYKAAEQAAFVALSDDSAWIIRTNGDLYLQTGLSVERPCARSVKVESPCVFSQVCVRGGVVWALSEHKALFYREGLSSYCSEGDGWKYDTVSEAQGLELICIALGGGGTAWALDASGSLWFRTGVCPSRPQGNDDHWWQISISDYVVFDQGSFFQTLLQATQSVATVTRGPVERVVAFLSQYSQCQPSLVSANATGVWVASGRNQLHLARGNLEHFGRTWSQEELCQPPGGPSSLLHLCLIKKERSCGWLRAGRICSVSGTGMESFVLPPSSSHQRWS, encoded by the exons gtgcaGCGGGGCTTCAGGTCTGTGCTGGTCTACCTGACAGCTCTGGACAGCAGCTCTGACTTCCTGGCGGTGGGCAGCAGCATCGGCATGCTGTACCTGTACTGCCGTCGCGTTGCACATATGAACAAGTACAGCATGGAG GGAAAATGTGACGCGATCACCGCAGTGAAACTCCTCAGCTGTTTTGATGACCTGGTGGCTGCTGGAACAGCTTCCGGTCGGGTTGTGGTCTTCCAGCTGGTGTCCCCGCTTCCTGGGCGCAACAAACAG CTCAGGCGTTTTGATGTCGTCAGCCTCCATAAAGGCTCCGTCACCTCCTTGACCTGGAGCGCCAACGGGATGAAGCTGTTCTCCGGAGACGACAAAGGTCGGGTCGTGTTCTCCGCTCTGGACTTGGACCAG GGGGTGTGTAAGCCGGTGCTGCTGCTAGAGGAGCCGTCAGGTGTGGTTCAGATGGAATACAGACACCAGGTCCTGATGGTCTCGACGCAGCAGAGATCCGTGCTTTACTGTACGCAGAAGCAGGAAGTGTTGCAGCTGGGCACCAAACCCCGAAAGAG AACCGGCAGGTTTGGCGCTTGCTTTCTGCCGGCTCTTTGTAAGCAGAGCGACCTTCAGGTGTACGCTGCCCGACCCGGACTCAGGCTGTGGAGGTCTAACGTTAGAGGAGAGGTGGAGGAGACTCGACTACTCAAGTCCTTTTTTGACAAACAG ATCCCTCAGTTTGAGCTGTTTCCACGCCCCGGTCCAGTTGGAGCGTACCGTCCAGCAGACCGGCAGCTCGGCCTGCTCAGCTGTTTCTTCAGAGAGGGCTGGATTCTCAGCTGGAATGAATACAGCATCTACGTGTTTGACTGTCTCAACGAG GTTATAATCGGTTGTCTGGAAAGCAGTGGAGACATTGTGTCTGTGTCatcttgtgaaaatgaaatCTTCGTGCTGAAAGGAGACAGAGAGATTATCCGCCTGTCCAGCAATCCAGAGGGAATCTCCTCAAACC TGCTGTCGGGTTACCTGCCTTCACCACTGACCACACCCACGATTCTCCAACCTACCGGGTCAGTGGAAATagtccagccaatcagaacaaTGGCCATCATCACAGAAGATGGGGGCAAAGAAGAGGCAGGGGGGAGCGAGAGGCTCTCTGAGGAAGGAccagatgaagaggaggaagaggaaggagtgGAAGAAGTTGAAGAGGCGGTGGAGCAGGACAGCCCACTAAAG GTGATGGAGTCCAGCCAGCCCTCCACTTTGTTCAGCAGCTCTCGCTTCCGCAGCAGCTCTGTCACCATGTGGGACAGCCTGAGCTCAGCCACTCCTGTAAGCACTCCGCTTGAACTGAGCTCCAGGCGTTACAGCGCCCCTATTGACCAGGAGAGGATGCAGCAGGAGCTGGTGGTGAAGCCCATcagagtgaagaagaagaagaaaagacatCAAG ACCTTTCCTTAGACCGTTGCTCTGGAAACCGTCTTGTAGAGAGCAGCTGCTCAGATTCAGTGTTTATAGTCCAGGACAGCAACTGTAGTGATGGAGAAAGTGGAACCCCGTCCAGTGACCAAGCCTTCTTCCTTGGTCTTGATGCTGAGAGCCAGGACACTCTACAGCAGAACCAAGACCAGGAGACACAACACACAGGTTCAGATAATGCTTTGGAAGTCGAGGAGGAAGTGGAGTCTTCCCTCAACCAGTCTGG TTCCGTTCCCAGTGCAGGGTCGCTGCTCCTGTCGGGTCTGAATCCAGAAAAGGCTCAGAACGACGGTTCCGAAGCAGACGGTATCCCTCCCACTCCAGATGTAGACCAGCTGCTGGAATCCACCTTCTCTTACATGAAGCCTGAGGATGATGGAGGGCTGGAGCCAGCATCCAGAGATGAGACA GAGGACCACCCGCTCCTCTCTCCTCAGCTGGCAGAGAAGGTGTTTCCCTATGATGAGAGCGGTCAGGACAGGAAGCCCAGCATGTCCAGTGATGAGGAGGGAGACATCTACTGCCACtcttctcctgctgctgctgctggaggaggaggaaatgatCACAGTGCTCCATCTGCAGAGACGGAGAGGACAGCAGAGAGAGACGCAGAGCAGGACAAGAACAGGCCTTACATG TTGGCAGAAAGCTGGATGGGCTATTCTGGACCAGGATGTGGGATCCTGAGCCTGCAGGTGACAGACAG GCATGTGTGGTGTTTGGATTTCAAAGGAGGGCTGTTCTGCAGCACGCTCCCTGAAACTGGACTCAGATGGCAGCGCTTCGAAGACAACGTCCACCAGGTGGCGCTATCCCCTTCAG GCAACCTGCTGTGGAAGGTGGAGCAGAAAACCATGACGGCGTTCGCTTGTGCCAAAGTGTCGGTTAAAGGAAAACGTCACTGGTATAAAGCTGCAGAGCAAGCAGCCTTCGTGGCGCTGAGTGACGACTCTGCTTGGATCATCAGGACCAACGGAGACCTCTACCTGCAAACAG gtctGAGCGTGGAGCGTCCCTGCGCCCGCTCGGTCAAAGTGGAGTCTCCCTGTGTGTTCAGccaggtgtgtgtgagagggggCGTGGTCTGGGCTTTAAGTGAACACAAGGCTTTGTTCTACAGAGAAGGACTGAGCAGCTACTGCAGCGAGGGAGACGGCTGGAAGTACGACACTGTCAG TGAGGCTCAGGGCCTGGAGCTCATCTGCATAGCTCTAGGAGGAGGCGGAACCGCCTGGGCGCTTGATGCCAGCGGCAGCCTCTGGTTCCGAACCGGCGTCTGCCCGTCCAGACCCCAGGGCAACGATGACCACTGGTGGCAG ATCAGCATTTCAGACTACGTGGTCTTCGATCAAGGCAGTTTTTTCCAGACCCTGCTGCAAGCTACGCAGAGCGTTGCCACAGTAACCAGGGGTCCAGTGGAGCGGGTGGTGGCCTTCCTGTCGCAGTACTCCCAGTGCCAGCCCAGCCTGGTCAGCGCTAACGCCACTGGAGTGTGGGTGGCGTCAGGACGGAACCAGCTGCACCTGGCGCGTGGAAACCTC GAACATTTTGGCAGAACGTGGTCCCAAGAGGAACTGTGTCAGCCACCAGGTGGACCTTCATCACTTCTTCATCTGTGCCTCATAAAGAAG GAACGTTCCTGTGGTTGGCTCAGAGCAGGAAGGATCTGTTCTGTGTCTGGGACCGGGATGGAGAGCTTCGTCCTTCCTCCGTCCAGCTCCCACCAGAG